A section of the Malania oleifera isolate guangnan ecotype guangnan chromosome 2, ASM2987363v1, whole genome shotgun sequence genome encodes:
- the LOC131148359 gene encoding uncharacterized protein LOC131148359: MEEGDSASGDGDMLLYSSGSDGLTDSWILDSVCSYHKPPNKDWFTTYRQDKLILHAILASISELVMSLITASTTTHDVWSKLQQLYVNRSFYELDVIDSPISVDEITLYVLNGLGPKLHEIAAPIRACETSLTFEELHDMLVSHESYLRRVDASNSTLFATVNTTQCCTNASPFNRNQHSNASSYGQRRPNSGRYNRREWSSQP; encoded by the exons atggaagaaggagactcagcaagcggtgatggtgatatgcttttgTATTCATCCGGTTCAGATGgtctcacagattcttggatcttagattcggTGTGCTCTTATCATAAGCCGCCCAACAAAGACTGGTTCACTACTTACAG GCAAGATAAGCTGATCCTTCATGCCATCCTTGCATCCATCTCCGAACTGGTTATGTCGCTTATTACTGCTTCAACCACTACTCATGATGTTTGGTCCAAGTTGCAACAATTGTATGTCAATCGTTCAT TTTATGAGCTTGATGTGATTGACTCTCCCATCTCAGTGGATGAAATTACTTTGTATGTCCTCAATGGTCTTGGTCCTAAGTTACATGAGATTGCAGCACCTATTCGAGCATGTGAGACTTCTCTGACATTTGAGGAGCTTCATGACATGCTAGTTAGCCACGAGAGCTACTTGAGACGTGTCGACGCTTCCAAttccaccttgtttgccactgtaAACACCACTCAGTGTTGCACTAATGCTTCGCCATTCAACCGCAACCAACATTCCAACGCTAGTTCCTATGGTCAACGTCGCCCCAATTCTGGTCGTTATAATCGCAGAGAGTGGTCTAGTCAGCCCTAG